The following are encoded in a window of Rissa tridactyla isolate bRisTri1 chromosome 15, bRisTri1.patW.cur.20221130, whole genome shotgun sequence genomic DNA:
- the LOC128917850 gene encoding urotensin-2 receptor-like yields the protein MEPNGTAAAGGGNASAAAGGGGGGGPPGGGPLLIPSAFGTVLSVMYVAGVAGNVYTLVVMCHSARCAAPMYSSIVSLALADLLYLSTIPFIVCTYLAQDWYFGDLGCRILLSLDLLTMHASIFTLTLMCTERYLAVTRPLDTLKRSHGYRKVTAGAVWSVSLLLTLPMMLMVTLTEGGKAEGKVKRMCAPTWSVDAYRTYLTVLFSTSIMAPGIIIGFLYTRLARTYLESQRNPPHKEKSKRSPRQKVLIMIFSIVLVFWACFLPFWIWQLVRLYSSSLQLTTQTQKCINYLVTCLTYSNSCINPFLYTLLTKNYREYLRNRHRNFYRFTSSFRKRGSNLQCSWGRSMSSSNQYDYSSEALGMATLKDK from the coding sequence atgGAGCCCAacgggacggcggcggcgggggggggcaacgcctcggcggcggcggggggcggcggcggcgggggtccCCCCGGGGGCGGCCCGCTGCTCATCCCCTCGGCCTTCGGGACGGTGCTGTCGGTGATGTACGTGGCCGGGGTGGCGGGCAACGTCTACACGCTGGTGGTGATGTGCCACTCGGCGCGCTGCGCCGCCCCCATGTACAGCTCCATCGTCAGCCTGGCCCTGGCCGACCTCCTCTACCTCTCCACCATCCCCTTCATCGTCTGCACCTACCTGGCCCAGGACTGGTACTTCGGGGACCTGGGGTGCCGCATCCTGCTCAGCCTGGACCTGCTCACCATGCACGCCAGCATCTTCACCCTCACCCTCATGTGCACCGAGCGCTACCTGGCCGTCACCCGGCCCCTGGACACCCTGAAGCGGTCGCACGGCTACCGGAAGGTCACGGCGGGGGCCGTTTGGTCGGTCTCGCTGCTCCTTACTCTGCCCATGATGCTGATGGTCACCTTGACTGAGGGGGGCAAGGCAGAGGGCAAGGTGAAGAGGATGTGTGCGCCCACCTGGAGCGTGGACGCCTACCGGACCTACCTGACAGTGCTCTTCAGCACCAGCATCATGGCCCCGGGAATCATCATTGGCTTCCTCTACACGCGCCTGGCCAGGACCTACCTGGAATCCCAGAGGAACCCCCCCCACAAGGAGAAGAGCAAGAGATCCCCCCGGCAGAAGGTCCTCATCATGATTTTCAGCATCGTGCTGGTCTTCTGGGCCTGCTTCCTGCCATTTTGGATCTGGCAGCTGGTGCGACTCtacagcagctccctgcagctcACCACCCAAACCCAAAAGTGCATTAACTACCTGGTGACCTGCCTGACCTACAGCAACAGCTGCATCAACCCCTTCCTCTACACCTTGCTCACCAAAAACTACCGGGAGTACCTGCGCAACAGGCACCGCAACTTCTACAGGTTCACATCCTCCTTTCGCAAGAGGGGCTCCAACCTGCAGTGCTCCTGGGGACGGTCCATGTCCTCCAGCAACCAGTACGACTACAGCTCGGAGGCCCTGGGCATGGCCACGCTGAAGGACAAGTGA